The following are from one region of the Halolamina litorea genome:
- the ligA gene encoding ATP-dependent DNA ligase LigA has product MQFAAFADRAAELEAEPADLETVSLVAALFRAADTDELPVIARFLMGRVFPGWDSRTLDIGPRLCYAALAKAAGTNVTADDVEERLADEGEIGVVAAGLDLGGQQGLAAFAAGGGDAGGDDGPTLAEVDDALREVAAAEGAGSEDTKLATLFGLFSRVSDDEARYLARLVLGEMRLGVGEGTVRDAISEAFEVDAELVADALQVSNDYGLVAEVARDEGEDGLSEMGLTVGRPVQSMLAQAGTVTGALESWEEVAAEIKFDGARVQLHHHPDGIAPPAAGREPTPDDPTVRLYSRNTSEVTDALPEIREFAEERLDAPAILDGEVVAVDDDGGPLPFQEVLRRFRRKHDVDRMREEVELELHAFDCLLDGRAGDGTDGGEGADLLDSPFRERHDHLTDLLPDAASEVLYSDDAGEVEAFEQEALDAGHEGIMLKRPASTYTPGDRGQDWLKRKPDVETLDCVVIGAEWGEGRRANEFGTFLLAVGADEGYETVGKVATGITDERLAELTELLEPHVVSEDGQTVEFRPEVVFEVGYEEIQESPTYGAGYALRFPRFVEVRDDKTPADADTAERVERLAGGVDGEDDA; this is encoded by the coding sequence GACCGTCTCGCTGGTCGCGGCCCTGTTCCGGGCGGCCGACACCGACGAACTCCCCGTCATCGCGCGCTTCCTCATGGGCCGGGTGTTCCCGGGCTGGGACAGCCGGACCCTCGACATCGGCCCGCGCCTCTGTTACGCGGCGCTGGCGAAAGCCGCCGGCACGAACGTCACCGCCGACGACGTGGAGGAGCGACTGGCCGACGAGGGGGAGATCGGTGTCGTCGCCGCCGGCCTCGACCTGGGCGGTCAGCAGGGACTCGCTGCCTTCGCCGCGGGCGGGGGCGACGCCGGCGGCGACGACGGACCCACGCTCGCCGAGGTCGACGACGCGCTCCGCGAGGTCGCCGCCGCCGAGGGTGCCGGCAGCGAGGACACCAAACTGGCGACCCTGTTCGGCCTCTTCTCCCGCGTGAGTGACGACGAAGCACGCTACCTCGCCCGACTCGTGCTGGGGGAGATGCGCCTCGGCGTCGGCGAGGGGACCGTCCGCGACGCCATCAGCGAGGCGTTCGAGGTCGACGCCGAACTGGTCGCCGACGCCCTGCAGGTGAGCAACGACTACGGCCTCGTCGCCGAGGTCGCCCGCGACGAGGGCGAGGACGGCCTCAGCGAAATGGGCCTTACCGTCGGCCGCCCGGTCCAGTCGATGCTCGCACAGGCCGGCACCGTCACCGGCGCGCTGGAGTCCTGGGAGGAAGTGGCGGCCGAGATCAAGTTCGACGGCGCGCGCGTGCAACTCCACCACCACCCCGACGGGATCGCCCCGCCCGCCGCCGGCCGTGAGCCGACACCCGACGACCCAACGGTTCGGCTCTACTCCCGGAACACCTCGGAGGTGACCGACGCGCTCCCCGAGATCCGGGAGTTCGCCGAGGAACGCCTCGACGCGCCGGCGATCCTCGACGGCGAGGTCGTCGCCGTCGACGACGACGGCGGCCCCCTCCCGTTTCAGGAGGTGCTGCGGCGGTTCCGCCGGAAACACGACGTGGATCGGATGCGCGAGGAGGTCGAACTCGAACTCCACGCGTTCGACTGCCTGCTCGACGGCCGCGCGGGCGACGGCACCGACGGTGGAGAGGGAGCCGACCTGCTCGACTCGCCGTTCCGGGAGCGCCACGACCACCTGACCGACCTCCTGCCCGACGCCGCCAGCGAAGTCCTCTACAGCGACGACGCCGGGGAAGTGGAGGCGTTCGAGCAGGAAGCGCTCGACGCCGGCCACGAGGGGATCATGCTCAAACGCCCCGCGTCGACGTACACCCCCGGCGACCGGGGACAAGACTGGCTCAAGCGCAAGCCGGACGTGGAGACCCTCGACTGCGTCGTCATCGGTGCGGAGTGGGGAGAGGGCCGGCGGGCCAACGAGTTCGGAACGTTCCTGCTCGCCGTCGGCGCCGACGAGGGCTACGAGACCGTCGGCAAGGTCGCCACGGGGATCACCGACGAACGACTGGCCGAACTCACTGAACTTCTCGAACCCCACGTCGTGAGCGAGGACGGCCAGACCGTCGAGTTCCGGCCCGAGGTCGTCTTCGAGGTCGGCTACGAGGAGATCCAGGAGTCGCCGACCTACGGCGCCGGCTACGCGCTGCGGTTCCCGCGGTTCGTCGAGGTCCGGGACGACAAGACCCCCGCCGACGCCGACACCGCCGAGCGCGTGGAGCGCCTCGCGGGCGGCGTCGACGGCGAGGACGACGCTTGA